A region of Beijerinckia sp. 28-YEA-48 DNA encodes the following proteins:
- a CDS encoding iron-containing alcohol dehydrogenase: protein MTPVLSLPRLFLSVGAVQALPQALIELGVSRPLLVSDRNLAACGVLGHVEAVLKGKSGYAVFDAIPENPTSAGVLAALAAYRDNRCDGVVAIGGGSVIDSGKMLALLAVQGGVPEDYLGAADKVKAVAPLIVLPTTAGTGSEASPASSIHPTASERGLGVASLLLVPKVAICDPELTYTLPRRLTAATGMDALSHCIEALFAAPENPIAEAMAYDGIRRVSGYLRRAVENGRDPEARLQIMAAAFMGGVAIHKGLGPAHAIAIACGDQDVNHGILSNIGVVASLDFVATHAPERARRMAIAMGLADGVSLKAGVIALSQDIGLPLTLSAAGYTVRDMKEVAQAALDTHFNRTAARKPTLDDYRAMIGSVT, encoded by the coding sequence GTGACCCCAGTCTTATCGCTGCCCCGCCTTTTCCTTAGCGTCGGCGCCGTGCAGGCCTTGCCGCAGGCTTTGATCGAACTTGGCGTGAGCCGGCCGCTCTTGGTCAGTGACCGTAATCTCGCTGCCTGCGGCGTGCTTGGCCATGTCGAGGCCGTGCTGAAGGGCAAGAGCGGCTATGCGGTGTTCGATGCCATCCCGGAAAATCCCACGTCGGCCGGTGTTCTCGCGGCGCTCGCCGCCTATCGCGACAACCGATGCGATGGCGTCGTCGCCATTGGCGGCGGGTCGGTGATCGATAGCGGTAAAATGCTGGCGCTTCTGGCGGTTCAAGGTGGTGTGCCGGAGGATTATCTGGGCGCTGCCGACAAGGTGAAAGCCGTTGCGCCACTGATCGTTCTGCCGACCACGGCGGGCACGGGCAGCGAGGCGTCGCCCGCGTCCAGCATCCATCCGACCGCGAGCGAACGCGGTCTCGGGGTCGCCTCGCTCTTGCTGGTGCCGAAGGTGGCGATCTGCGATCCGGAACTCACCTACACCCTGCCACGACGCCTCACCGCGGCGACGGGCATGGATGCGCTCTCTCACTGCATTGAGGCGCTGTTCGCGGCGCCCGAAAACCCCATAGCTGAGGCCATGGCTTACGACGGGATTCGTCGCGTCAGCGGCTATCTGCGCCGGGCGGTTGAAAATGGACGGGATCCCGAAGCCCGGCTGCAGATCATGGCGGCGGCTTTCATGGGGGGCGTCGCTATCCACAAGGGGCTCGGGCCGGCCCATGCGATCGCCATTGCCTGCGGCGATCAGGACGTCAATCACGGAATTCTCAGCAATATCGGCGTCGTCGCCAGCCTCGATTTTGTGGCGACTCATGCGCCGGAGCGGGCCCGGCGCATGGCCATCGCCATGGGGCTGGCCGATGGGGTCTCCCTGAAGGCGGGTGTTATCGCTCTGTCACAAGATATTGGCCTGCCGCTGACCTTGAGCGCGGCCGGCTACACCGTGCGTGACATGAAAGAGGTTGCCCAAGCGGCTCTGGATACCCATTTTAACCGAACTGCGGCCCGCAAACCGACGCTTGATGATTATCGGGCGATGATCGGTTCGGTCACGTAA
- a CDS encoding ABC transporter substrate-binding protein: MMKQMIAPVLAAASLIAAGATAQAQDVVKVGLIAPMTGPQAAAGRQMVAGAKLYMALHGDTVAGKKIELLVRDDTGVADVTRRLAQELIVNDKAAVISGFGLTPLAIAVGPLITQAKVPAVIMVAGTASIVAASPYFVRVSFTLPQQTAPGAEWAAANGIKTVVSMVSDYGPGLDAQNAFKAKFEEKGGKVLEQLRAPLVNPDFAPFLQRARDLKPDALMLFVPAPVAGSVMRQVLDRGLPEAGIKVIGPGDAFDDEQLNAMGDGVLGSVTSYNYSAAHDSAENKKFVTEYRKANNDARPNVIAVGGYDGLHAVYAALTKTSGDSAGPKLIEAFKGLSWESPRGPLTIDAQTREPVQNIYIRRVERKDGELYHAEFATYPNQKP, translated from the coding sequence ATGATGAAACAGATGATCGCCCCTGTGCTGGCAGCCGCCAGCCTCATTGCCGCAGGTGCAACGGCGCAAGCACAAGACGTGGTGAAGGTTGGCTTGATCGCGCCAATGACCGGCCCGCAGGCCGCCGCAGGCCGGCAGATGGTTGCCGGCGCCAAACTCTACATGGCGCTCCATGGCGACACGGTCGCTGGCAAAAAGATCGAACTTCTGGTGCGCGACGATACCGGCGTGGCCGATGTCACTCGCCGCCTCGCCCAGGAACTGATCGTCAACGACAAGGCCGCCGTCATCAGCGGCTTCGGCCTGACGCCGCTGGCGATCGCCGTTGGCCCGCTCATCACCCAGGCCAAGGTTCCAGCTGTCATCATGGTGGCAGGCACCGCCTCCATTGTCGCCGCCTCGCCCTATTTCGTGCGCGTCAGCTTTACTCTGCCGCAACAGACTGCACCCGGCGCCGAATGGGCCGCCGCCAATGGCATCAAGACCGTCGTATCGATGGTCTCCGACTACGGCCCCGGGCTCGACGCGCAGAACGCCTTCAAGGCGAAGTTCGAGGAGAAGGGCGGCAAGGTGCTCGAGCAATTGCGCGCTCCACTCGTCAATCCGGATTTCGCGCCCTTCCTGCAACGCGCCAGGGATCTGAAACCTGATGCACTGATGCTCTTCGTACCGGCGCCCGTGGCGGGCTCGGTGATGCGCCAGGTGCTCGATCGCGGTTTGCCGGAAGCTGGCATCAAGGTCATCGGCCCGGGCGATGCCTTCGATGACGAACAGCTGAATGCTATGGGCGACGGCGTACTCGGCTCCGTCACCTCCTACAATTATTCGGCCGCCCATGACTCAGCCGAAAACAAGAAGTTTGTCACGGAATATCGCAAGGCCAACAATGACGCGCGCCCGAATGTCATCGCCGTCGGCGGCTATGACGGCCTGCATGCGGTCTATGCGGCTCTGACCAAGACCAGTGGCGACAGCGCAGGCCCGAAACTCATCGAAGCCTTCAAGGGCCTGTCATGGGAAAGCCCGCGCGGTCCGCTGACCATCGATGCGCAGACCCGCGAGCCGGTACAGAACATTTATATCCGCCGCGTCGAACGTAAGGATGGCGAACTTTATCACGCGGAATTCGCCACCTATCCGAACCAGAAGCCGTGA
- a CDS encoding SDR family NAD(P)-dependent oxidoreductase, protein MAERKSALIVGAGSGLSASLARLLAREGWAVGLAARNAYKLSALSAEAGARAWSCDATDPAAVAKLFDEVDATLGPPDVVVYNASARARGTIAELVPEEVRQAIEVSAFGGFLVAQQAARRMLAKGQGSILFTGASASVKGFPQSAAFAMGKFALRGLAQSMARELAPKGIHVAHFVIDGGIARDGRTPPSEAPDALLDPDAIAQSYLQIIRQPRNAWTWEIELRPWVEKF, encoded by the coding sequence ATGGCGGAGCGGAAATCGGCTCTTATCGTTGGGGCGGGAAGCGGGCTCAGCGCCTCGCTGGCACGGCTATTGGCGCGCGAGGGGTGGGCTGTCGGTCTTGCGGCGCGCAATGCCTACAAATTGTCGGCGCTTTCAGCGGAAGCGGGCGCGCGCGCCTGGAGTTGCGATGCGACCGATCCAGCGGCGGTGGCCAAACTGTTCGACGAGGTCGATGCGACGCTCGGGCCGCCCGACGTGGTTGTTTACAATGCCAGCGCGCGGGCGCGGGGCACAATCGCTGAACTCGTGCCGGAAGAGGTGCGCCAGGCGATCGAGGTCTCGGCTTTTGGCGGCTTTCTGGTGGCGCAGCAGGCGGCGCGGCGCATGTTGGCAAAAGGGCAGGGCTCGATCCTGTTCACTGGCGCTTCGGCCAGCGTGAAGGGCTTTCCCCAGTCGGCGGCATTCGCCATGGGCAAATTCGCTTTGCGCGGATTGGCCCAGAGCATGGCGCGGGAACTGGCGCCCAAGGGCATTCACGTGGCGCATTTCGTTATCGATGGCGGTATTGCGCGGGACGGTCGCACGCCGCCTTCGGAGGCGCCCGATGCGCTGCTTGATCCCGATGCGATCGCGCAATCCTATCTGCAGATCATTCGCCAGCCGCGCAATGCCTGGACTTGGGAGATTGAGTTGCGGCCGTGGGTCGAGAAATTCTAA
- the tuf gene encoding elongation factor Tu, with product MAKEKFERNKPHCNIGTIGHVDHGKTSLTAAITKVLAESGGAKFTAYDQIDKAPEEKARGITISTAHVEYETKNRHYAHVDCPGHADYVKNMITGAAQMDGAILVVSASDGPMPQTREHILLARQVGVPALVVFMNKVDLVDDPELIDLVEMEVRELLSKYDFPGDDIPITKGSAKCALDNTNPEIGHDAVLALMQTVDDYIPQPERPIDQPFLMPVEDVFSISGRGTVVTGRVERGIVKVGEEVEIVGLKDTVKTIVTGVEMFRKLLDSGQAGDNVGCLLRGTKREDVERGQVLCKPGSVKPHTKFKAEAYILTKDEGGRHTPFFTNYRPQFYFRTTDVTGIVTLPEGTEMVMPGDNVTMDVALIVPIAMEEKLRFAIREGGRTVGAGVVASIVE from the coding sequence ATGGCGAAGGAAAAATTTGAACGGAACAAGCCGCATTGTAACATCGGCACGATTGGTCACGTTGACCATGGCAAGACGTCGTTGACGGCAGCGATCACGAAGGTTCTGGCCGAGAGCGGCGGAGCGAAGTTCACGGCGTATGATCAGATCGACAAGGCGCCGGAAGAAAAGGCGCGTGGCATCACGATCTCGACGGCGCATGTCGAATACGAGACGAAGAACCGCCACTACGCCCACGTCGATTGCCCGGGCCACGCCGACTATGTGAAGAACATGATCACGGGCGCGGCGCAGATGGACGGCGCGATCCTGGTCGTGTCGGCCTCCGACGGCCCGATGCCGCAGACCCGCGAGCACATCCTGCTGGCGCGCCAGGTCGGCGTTCCCGCGCTGGTCGTGTTCATGAACAAGGTCGACCTTGTTGATGATCCGGAACTGATCGACCTGGTCGAGATGGAAGTGCGCGAACTGCTGTCGAAGTACGACTTCCCGGGCGACGACATTCCGATCACCAAGGGGTCGGCGAAATGCGCGCTGGACAACACCAACCCGGAAATCGGCCATGACGCCGTTCTGGCGCTGATGCAGACGGTTGACGACTACATTCCGCAGCCGGAGCGTCCGATCGACCAGCCGTTCCTGATGCCGGTTGAAGACGTGTTCTCGATCTCGGGTCGTGGCACGGTGGTGACCGGTCGCGTCGAGCGCGGGATCGTGAAGGTTGGCGAAGAAGTCGAAATCGTCGGCCTGAAGGACACCGTGAAGACGATCGTGACGGGCGTCGAAATGTTCCGCAAGCTGCTCGACTCGGGGCAGGCTGGCGACAACGTCGGCTGCCTGCTGCGCGGCACGAAGCGCGAAGACGTCGAGCGCGGCCAGGTGCTGTGCAAGCCGGGTTCGGTGAAGCCGCACACGAAGTTCAAGGCCGAAGCCTACATCCTGACGAAGGATGAAGGTGGTCGCCATACGCCGTTCTTCACGAACTACCGTCCGCAGTTCTACTTCCGCACGACGGACGTGACGGGCATCGTGACCCTGCCGGAAGGCACGGAAATGGTGATGCCGGGCGATAACGTGACGATGGACGTGGCGCTGATCGTTCCGATCGCGATGGAAGAGAAGCTGCGCTTCGCCATCCGTGAAGGCGGCCGCACCGTTGGCGCCGGCGTCGTCGCCAGCATCGTTGAGTAA
- a CDS encoding fatty acid desaturase: MQTDFFRMPGQDPHKTRARAILAAHPEVRSLFGRNPWTAAITLGIVAAQTVIACYLGTLGLSYWWLAVLVALVIGVFANHALYVVIHDATHETVFRSRFLNRIVLIVADLPNVVPGAMGFRGYHKLHHSGRSHYDGDPDLPNEWEARLVRDVWWRKAIWLFCFPFLQISRVHRVPPVNLFSAWSIASYVAAAAYALSIWYFFGLNGVVYLFACFWFSTGLHPLGARWISEHYTLDPNQDTSSYYGPINKVALNIGYHNEHHDFPRVPWNRLPQLRAMAPEFYDNLAVHTSWTRLFIDFLFDPRYTLFARVVRSG, from the coding sequence ATGCAGACTGATTTTTTTCGCATGCCGGGACAGGATCCGCACAAGACGCGGGCGCGCGCCATTCTTGCAGCACATCCCGAGGTGCGCAGTCTGTTCGGCCGCAATCCCTGGACGGCGGCGATTACCTTAGGGATCGTCGCGGCGCAGACGGTTATCGCCTGTTACCTGGGCACGTTGGGCCTATCCTATTGGTGGCTGGCTGTGTTGGTGGCGCTGGTGATCGGCGTGTTCGCCAATCATGCGCTCTACGTGGTGATCCACGACGCGACCCACGAAACAGTCTTTCGCAGCCGTTTCCTCAACCGGATCGTGCTGATCGTCGCCGATCTGCCCAATGTGGTGCCAGGCGCCATGGGCTTTCGCGGCTATCATAAGCTCCATCATTCCGGCCGCAGCCACTATGACGGCGATCCCGATCTGCCGAACGAGTGGGAGGCGCGGCTGGTGCGCGACGTCTGGTGGCGCAAGGCGATCTGGCTGTTCTGCTTCCCGTTCCTGCAGATTTCACGGGTGCACCGGGTGCCGCCGGTCAATCTGTTCAGCGCCTGGTCTATCGCCAGCTATGTGGCCGCCGCTGCCTACGCGCTGTCGATCTGGTATTTTTTTGGCCTGAATGGTGTGGTCTATCTGTTCGCCTGTTTCTGGTTTTCGACCGGCCTTCACCCTCTGGGTGCGCGCTGGATTTCCGAGCACTACACGCTCGATCCGAATCAGGACACGTCGAGCTATTACGGGCCGATCAACAAAGTCGCTTTGAATATCGGCTACCACAACGAGCACCACGATTTTCCCCGCGTGCCGTGGAATCGGTTGCCGCAATTGCGGGCCATGGCGCCGGAATTTTACGACAACCTGGCTGTCCACACCTCTTGGACCCGGCTTTTCATCGATTTCCTGTTCGACCCGCGCTACACTTTGTTCGCGCGGGTGGTGCGCTCCGGCTAG
- a CDS encoding YbjQ family protein: MIVSTTNDISGYKVVQHLGVVRGITVRSRSVVGNFVGGVQSLFGGKLSVYVNLAETARQEAFDHMVEHATQGGANAIIGMRYDANEIMDGITEVLAYGTAVRVEPA, translated from the coding sequence ATGATCGTTTCGACTACCAATGACATTTCCGGTTACAAGGTTGTCCAGCATCTGGGTGTCGTGCGTGGCATCACCGTGCGGTCGCGCTCTGTCGTCGGCAATTTCGTCGGTGGCGTGCAGTCGCTCTTCGGCGGCAAACTGTCGGTCTATGTGAATTTGGCCGAAACCGCCCGGCAGGAGGCTTTCGACCATATGGTTGAGCATGCGACCCAGGGCGGCGCCAATGCCATCATCGGCATGCGCTACGATGCCAATGAGATCATGGATGGAATCACCGAAGTGCTGGCCTATGGCACGGCGGTGCGGGTGGAACCGGCCTGA
- a CDS encoding glutathione S-transferase family protein, translated as MGILINGVWTGERLAQETGKSGEFLRADSAFRDRISADGSSAFPAEAGRYHLYVTYGCPWAHRTLLYRAAKGLEEAISVSWGLPDERTYGWTFGRPQRWPECNGDEVNGFTYLHQAYTAAKPSYTGKVTVPTLWDKTTGQIVNNESSEIIRMFNTEFRGTAGNDKDFYPVHLRDAIDAMNAKVYANVNNGVYRCGFAQSQQAYEQAFDDVFRVLDELEELLDKQRYLCGTEITEADWRLLPTLVRFDVAYFPLFKCNRQRIADYRNLSNYMRELCQYPGVMATVKPRHYIANYYSITRLNPTGIIPKGTPVDYAAPHDRARLPG; from the coding sequence ATGGGCATTTTGATCAACGGCGTATGGACGGGCGAACGATTGGCGCAGGAGACCGGTAAGTCCGGTGAATTCCTGCGGGCGGACAGCGCCTTCCGCGACCGGATCAGCGCTGATGGCAGTTCTGCTTTCCCGGCCGAGGCTGGGCGCTATCATCTCTACGTGACCTATGGCTGCCCGTGGGCGCATCGTACTTTGCTTTATCGTGCCGCCAAGGGGCTTGAGGAGGCGATCAGCGTCAGCTGGGGGCTGCCCGACGAGCGCACCTATGGCTGGACCTTCGGTCGCCCGCAGCGCTGGCCGGAGTGCAATGGCGATGAGGTGAACGGCTTCACCTATCTGCATCAGGCCTATACGGCGGCGAAGCCTAGCTATACCGGCAAGGTGACGGTGCCGACCCTGTGGGACAAAACGACGGGGCAAATCGTCAACAATGAATCCTCGGAAATCATCCGCATGTTCAATACGGAGTTCCGTGGCACTGCCGGCAATGACAAGGATTTCTATCCGGTGCATCTGCGCGACGCGATCGATGCGATGAACGCGAAGGTCTATGCTAACGTCAACAACGGCGTTTATCGCTGCGGTTTCGCTCAATCACAGCAGGCCTACGAACAAGCCTTCGACGATGTGTTCCGTGTGCTCGACGAGTTGGAAGAGCTGTTGGACAAGCAGCGCTATCTCTGCGGCACGGAGATCACCGAGGCGGACTGGCGGCTGTTGCCGACCTTGGTGCGCTTCGACGTTGCTTACTTCCCGCTGTTCAAGTGCAACCGCCAGCGCATCGCCGACTATCGCAATCTGTCGAATTACATGCGCGAGCTTTGCCAATATCCAGGCGTTATGGCGACCGTGAAGCCTCGTCACTATATCGCCAATTACTATTCCATCACGCGGCTTAATCCGACCGGCATTATCCCGAAGGGAACGCCGGTGGATTACGCGGCGCCTCACGATCGGGCCCGGTTGCCGGGCTGA
- a CDS encoding 5-methyltetrahydropteroyltriglutamate--homocysteine S-methyltransferase → MSQGPFRADHVGSLLRPPAVKEARAKKARGEIDAHALRAVEDDAIRDVVKLQEAAGMHAITDGEIRRAIWHVDFLTGFDGIEATKSDYAVSFKGTAGETESTSSMIAVTGKVGRSKPIMVDHFKFLKSVTTKTPKFCIPSPTYMHMRGGKKVIADAAYPNQDEFWADMTKAYRAEVADLVAAGCTYLQLDDVSFATMCDAGVRKQMVSDGLDPDKLPETYARIINGLIAGRDDKLTVTLHTCRGNHNSMWMAEGGYDSVADALFNVTEVDGFFLEYDTERAGGFAPLRFFPKGKKKLVLGLISSKEAALESKDVLKKRIEEASKYIALDQLCLSPQCGFASSAPGNRLTEEIEKKKLELVAEVAQDVWGTTAH, encoded by the coding sequence ATGTCTCAAGGACCATTCCGCGCTGATCACGTCGGCAGCCTGCTGCGGCCGCCGGCGGTGAAGGAAGCCCGCGCCAAGAAGGCGCGTGGCGAGATCGACGCCCATGCGCTGCGCGCGGTCGAAGACGACGCCATTCGCGATGTGGTGAAACTACAGGAAGCCGCCGGCATGCACGCCATCACCGACGGAGAAATCCGCCGCGCCATCTGGCACGTCGATTTCCTCACCGGTTTCGACGGCATCGAGGCGACCAAGAGCGACTACGCTGTCAGCTTCAAGGGTACCGCGGGCGAAACCGAGAGCACGAGCTCGATGATCGCCGTCACCGGCAAGGTCGGTCGTTCAAAGCCGATCATGGTCGATCACTTCAAATTCCTGAAGTCGGTGACGACCAAGACGCCGAAGTTCTGCATCCCCTCGCCGACCTATATGCATATGCGCGGCGGCAAAAAGGTGATCGCCGATGCGGCCTATCCCAATCAAGATGAGTTCTGGGCCGATATGACCAAAGCCTATCGCGCCGAAGTCGCCGATCTCGTCGCCGCCGGCTGTACCTATCTACAGCTCGACGACGTCTCCTTCGCCACCATGTGCGACGCTGGCGTGCGCAAGCAGATGGTGTCCGATGGGCTCGACCCCGACAAACTGCCGGAAACCTACGCCCGCATCATCAATGGCCTGATCGCTGGCCGCGACGACAAGCTGACGGTGACGCTGCACACCTGCCGCGGCAATCACAACAGCATGTGGATGGCGGAAGGCGGCTATGATTCTGTCGCCGACGCGCTGTTCAACGTCACCGAAGTCGATGGCTTCTTCCTTGAATATGACACCGAGCGCGCCGGCGGCTTCGCACCCCTGCGCTTCTTCCCCAAGGGCAAGAAGAAACTCGTGCTCGGCCTGATCAGCTCGAAGGAAGCAGCGCTCGAGTCGAAGGACGTGCTGAAGAAGCGGATCGAGGAAGCCTCGAAATATATCGCGCTCGACCAGCTGTGCCTGAGCCCGCAATGCGGCTTCGCCTCCAGCGCGCCCGGCAATCGCCTTACCGAAGAGATCGAGAAGAAGAAGCTCGAACTCGTTGCCGAAGTGGCGCAGGACGTGTGGGGCACCACCGCCCACTAA
- a CDS encoding GntR family transcriptional regulator, translated as MTQQSQAVMKIREMILQGQLAPGERLAEAGVADMLGLSRTPVRQALPVLAEEGLLVPAGARGYSVRAFTTLEILEAVEVRGALEGLAARIVAERGASRALMRTLRDSLAEGDEIFAKRHLIEADEATYSRVNLKFHRCITDAAEHSFARDTLERIDRIPFASPAAIAFDRHGLPEMFDALWHAHRQHHAIVDAIDAGEGSRAEALFREHIYSQKRSMRLTRSQTTRSADLSPRHQPEED; from the coding sequence ATGACGCAGCAGTCCCAAGCAGTGATGAAAATCCGTGAGATGATCCTCCAGGGCCAGCTCGCACCGGGCGAGCGCCTGGCTGAGGCCGGCGTCGCCGACATGCTCGGCCTGTCCCGCACACCTGTTCGCCAAGCCCTGCCGGTTCTCGCCGAAGAAGGCCTGCTCGTTCCTGCCGGCGCACGCGGCTATTCGGTGCGCGCCTTCACCACTTTGGAAATTCTCGAAGCCGTCGAAGTGCGCGGCGCGCTCGAAGGCCTGGCGGCGCGCATCGTGGCCGAGCGCGGCGCTTCCCGCGCGCTGATGCGCACCCTGCGCGACAGCCTGGCCGAGGGCGACGAGATTTTCGCCAAGCGTCATCTGATCGAAGCGGATGAAGCGACCTACAGCCGCGTCAATCTCAAATTCCATCGCTGCATCACCGACGCCGCCGAACATAGCTTCGCGCGCGACACGCTGGAACGCATCGATCGCATCCCCTTCGCCTCCCCGGCGGCAATAGCCTTCGACCGACACGGCCTGCCGGAAATGTTCGACGCGCTCTGGCATGCGCATCGCCAGCATCACGCCATCGTCGATGCCATCGACGCTGGCGAAGGCAGCCGCGCCGAAGCGTTGTTCCGCGAACATATCTATTCGCAGAAACGCAGCATGCGGCTGACGCGCAGCCAAACGACGCGCAGCGCCGACCTTTCACCGCGCCATCAGCCCGAAGAAGACTGA